A section of the Roseivirga sp. BDSF3-8 genome encodes:
- a CDS encoding NADH:ubiquinone reductase (Na(+)-transporting) subunit B — protein MKALRNLLDKQKPLFEKGGKFEKFYYLYEAGDTFLFTPNHTTKPKGVHVRDAVDLKRMMMTVVIAMIPALLFGMWNMGHQHFLAIGQEADFWTKFFLGAKLVLPIVIVAYAAGGAIEALFAVVRKHPINEGFLVTGMLIPLCMPVTIPLWQVALATVFAVVIAKEVFGGTGMNVLNVALTARAFLYFAYPSDISGEVWTYLGDATPIDGYSGATALAIAAEEGLANTEMAVTGAWSEFWAPFFTFKQMFLGSIPGSIGETSTVMALVGAVILILTGVGSWKIILSVFAGAYLTGLGFDALGGNAFLNMPAHYHLVIGGLAFGAVFMATDPVSAAHTEKGKWIYGLLIGVLTVIIRVTNPAYPEGIMLAILLMNVFAPLIDYNVIAANKKRRLKRATV, from the coding sequence ATGAAAGCTTTAAGAAACCTTCTGGATAAGCAGAAACCTCTTTTCGAGAAGGGCGGAAAGTTTGAAAAATTCTATTACCTGTACGAAGCAGGAGATACTTTCCTCTTTACGCCTAATCATACCACAAAGCCTAAAGGAGTACACGTACGTGACGCTGTAGACCTTAAGCGTATGATGATGACGGTGGTAATCGCCATGATTCCTGCCTTGCTTTTCGGTATGTGGAATATGGGCCACCAACATTTTCTTGCCATTGGGCAGGAAGCTGATTTCTGGACTAAATTCTTCCTTGGGGCTAAGCTTGTGCTTCCCATCGTGATTGTAGCATATGCAGCAGGTGGGGCTATTGAGGCTCTGTTTGCCGTAGTCAGAAAACACCCTATCAATGAGGGCTTTCTTGTAACGGGTATGCTCATTCCACTTTGTATGCCTGTCACTATCCCATTATGGCAGGTGGCTTTAGCTACTGTTTTTGCGGTGGTTATCGCTAAGGAAGTATTTGGTGGTACAGGTATGAACGTGCTTAACGTAGCCCTTACGGCACGGGCGTTTTTATACTTTGCCTACCCTTCAGATATATCAGGTGAGGTTTGGACCTACCTTGGAGATGCTACACCAATAGACGGTTACAGCGGTGCAACTGCTCTTGCTATTGCAGCTGAAGAGGGTCTTGCTAATACAGAAATGGCCGTAACCGGTGCATGGAGCGAATTCTGGGCACCTTTCTTTACATTTAAGCAAATGTTCCTGGGCTCTATCCCCGGGTCTATCGGAGAAACTTCTACGGTGATGGCCCTTGTGGGTGCCGTTATCCTTATCCTCACTGGTGTAGGTAGCTGGAAGATCATCTTAAGTGTATTTGCAGGTGCTTACCTTACAGGCCTTGGATTTGATGCGCTGGGTGGAAATGCCTTTCTTAATATGCCGGCACATTATCACCTGGTGATTGGCGGTCTGGCATTTGGTGCTGTTTTCATGGCAACTGATCCGGTATCAGCGGCTCATACTGAAAAAGGGAAATGGATTTACGGATTATTAATCGGTGTGCTCACCGTAATAATCAGGGTTACCAACCCGGCCTATCCTGAGGGCATCATGCTGGCGATACTTCTTATGAATGTATTCGCTCCTCTTATTGACTACAACGTAATAGCTGCTAACAAGAAAAGGAGATTGAAACGTGCAACAGTCTAA
- a CDS encoding Na(+)-translocating NADH-quinone reductase subunit A produces the protein MTKVIKLKRGFDINLKGKAENTVSEASMPKTFALKPTDFLDVTRPKVLVEEGETVKAGTPLVYDKKHSRIMLTSPVSGEVVEVKRGKKRKLLEVVILADSEQVYEEYPRYSVSELNNLTREQVEEQMLKSGVWPQLVQRPYGLFADPEEAPKAIHVSGFDTHPLAPDYDVLFKGQEQYFQAGIDVLKKLTPGTIHLNVAADREINAAFGNAQGVQINKFSGPHPAGNPGVQIHHLDPVNRGDIVWTIRPFGVIQIGKLFLEGKYDASRIVALAGSEVEKPQYYKTYQGAKIESITKGKLTNDHVRYISGNVLTGTKVNPDSYLGYYDDLISVIPEGDNYELLGWIKPTRNKLSYHRAFGLLSFLNPNKEYVLSTNMQGEERAFVQTGTFESVMPMDILPTHLIKAIMAEDYDDMESLGIYEVIEEDMALCEFVDVSKHDIQAILREGLDLMKNS, from the coding sequence ATGACAAAAGTCATAAAGCTTAAGAGAGGTTTCGATATCAATCTTAAGGGCAAGGCAGAAAACACAGTTTCTGAGGCTTCTATGCCTAAGACATTCGCCTTAAAGCCTACGGATTTTCTTGATGTCACCCGGCCAAAGGTTTTGGTAGAAGAAGGGGAAACCGTAAAAGCCGGTACGCCTCTCGTATATGATAAAAAGCATAGCCGTATTATGCTTACGTCACCCGTCAGCGGCGAGGTGGTCGAGGTAAAAAGAGGAAAGAAACGTAAACTTCTCGAGGTGGTAATTCTCGCAGATAGTGAGCAGGTATACGAGGAGTATCCCCGTTACAGTGTTTCTGAGCTCAATAACCTCACACGTGAGCAGGTAGAAGAGCAGATGCTGAAAAGTGGTGTATGGCCCCAGTTAGTCCAGCGCCCTTATGGCTTATTTGCCGATCCTGAGGAGGCGCCAAAGGCCATTCATGTCTCAGGGTTTGATACACACCCCCTCGCCCCTGACTATGATGTTCTTTTTAAAGGACAGGAGCAGTACTTCCAGGCGGGGATCGACGTGCTTAAGAAATTAACCCCCGGCACCATTCACCTGAACGTAGCGGCCGATCGTGAAATCAATGCTGCATTTGGTAATGCCCAGGGTGTTCAGATCAATAAATTCTCAGGACCTCACCCTGCAGGTAACCCTGGTGTGCAAATACACCACCTTGACCCTGTCAACAGAGGAGACATTGTCTGGACAATCCGTCCTTTTGGCGTAATCCAGATAGGAAAACTTTTCCTGGAAGGTAAGTACGATGCATCACGTATCGTAGCACTTGCAGGGTCTGAAGTTGAAAAACCACAGTATTACAAGACCTACCAGGGTGCTAAGATTGAATCGATCACCAAAGGTAAGTTAACGAATGACCATGTTCGTTACATCAGCGGTAATGTACTTACCGGCACCAAGGTAAATCCTGATAGCTATCTGGGATATTATGATGACCTTATTTCTGTTATTCCTGAAGGTGATAACTATGAGTTGCTCGGATGGATCAAACCTACGAGAAACAAGCTAAGCTACCATCGCGCATTCGGTTTGCTTTCTTTCCTTAACCCTAACAAAGAATATGTTCTTTCTACGAACATGCAGGGTGAAGAAAGAGCATTTGTGCAAACCGGTACCTTCGAGTCGGTGATGCCAATGGATATCCTTCCTACGCATCTTATTAAGGCCATTATGGCAGAAGACTATGATGACATGGAGTCCCTCGGTATCTATGAGGTTATCGAGGAAGATATGGCCCTGTGCGAGTTTGTTGATGTTTCCAAACACGACATTCAGGCCATTTTGCGTGAGGGATTGGACTTAATGAAAAATAGCTGA
- a CDS encoding 4-hydroxy-3-methylbut-2-enyl diphosphate reductase, whose amino-acid sequence MNVTIDKNSGYCFGVEFAIQMAEDEMEESGTLYCLGDIVHNDMEVKRLHAKGLRVIDRDQLSDIRDCKVLIRAHGEPPETYQVALKNNIELIDASCPVVLKLQNRVKNAFDKSQDAKGQIVIYGKPGHAEVIGLSGQTLDQAIIVMTEEDLDKIDFSKPVTLFSQTTKSTKGFYHIRQLIEERIAKEKGELNDGDFQANDSICRQVSNREPQLVNFSNENDVILFVSGKKSSNGKALYGVCKSENPNSYFIESEGEIDPSWLDGAKNVGICGATSTPMWLMEQVANHVKELGQQVAV is encoded by the coding sequence ATGAACGTAACGATCGATAAAAACTCAGGATATTGCTTCGGTGTGGAGTTTGCTATCCAAATGGCCGAAGATGAGATGGAAGAAAGCGGTACACTGTACTGCCTTGGCGATATTGTTCATAACGATATGGAGGTAAAACGTCTCCATGCTAAAGGCCTGAGGGTGATAGATCGTGACCAACTCAGTGACATCAGAGATTGTAAGGTGCTTATCAGGGCGCATGGCGAACCGCCGGAAACCTACCAGGTAGCTCTGAAAAACAATATTGAACTTATTGATGCCTCCTGTCCTGTAGTGCTTAAACTTCAAAACAGGGTGAAAAATGCCTTTGATAAATCTCAGGATGCGAAAGGGCAGATCGTAATTTATGGAAAACCTGGCCATGCTGAGGTAATAGGGCTAAGCGGCCAGACACTGGATCAGGCAATCATAGTGATGACAGAAGAAGACCTGGATAAGATCGACTTTTCAAAGCCGGTCACCCTCTTCAGTCAGACCACTAAGAGCACAAAAGGGTTTTACCACATCAGGCAACTGATAGAAGAACGTATCGCTAAAGAAAAAGGGGAACTTAATGACGGTGACTTCCAGGCAAATGATAGTATTTGCCGACAGGTCTCAAACCGCGAGCCTCAGTTGGTGAATTTCTCAAATGAGAACGATGTTATTCTTTTCGTCAGTGGGAAAAAAAGCTCGAACGGAAAAGCCTTATATGGCGTTTGTAAAAGCGAAAATCCGAATAGCTATTTCATTGAAAGTGAAGGTGAAATAGACCCTTCCTGGCTTGATGGAGCAAAAAACGTCGGTATTTGCGGGGCCACTTCCACTCCTATGTGGCTGATGGAACAGGTGGCCAACCATGTTAAAGAGCTTGGGCAGCAGGTGGCTGTCTGA
- the cmk gene encoding (d)CMP kinase gives MYDTATDQDKKIIIAIDGYSACGKSSTAKEVASRLGFTYVDSGAMYRAVTLYFLDHNVDLENQQQIAKALKEITITFKYNKAERRFETYLNGGNIEEDIRRMRVSNMVSKVSVIPEVRSAMVDLQRVMGKGGGVVMDGRDIGTTVYPDAELKVFMTANFEARVDRRMRELESNGVEITSDEIKENLATRDRIDSTREVSPLRKADDAHEIDTSYITFEQQVQKIIELARSRMKALSNA, from the coding sequence ATGTACGACACGGCCACTGACCAGGATAAAAAAATAATTATTGCCATAGACGGATATTCTGCCTGTGGTAAAAGCAGCACCGCAAAGGAGGTGGCATCAAGGTTAGGCTTTACGTATGTGGATAGTGGCGCTATGTACAGGGCGGTGACCCTGTATTTTCTGGACCATAATGTCGATCTGGAAAATCAGCAGCAGATAGCCAAAGCGCTGAAAGAGATTACAATCACGTTCAAATACAACAAAGCTGAAAGGCGCTTTGAGACCTACCTTAATGGGGGCAACATTGAAGAAGACATTCGCAGAATGCGCGTGTCCAATATGGTCAGCAAGGTGTCCGTAATACCTGAAGTACGCTCCGCTATGGTAGACCTTCAGCGTGTAATGGGCAAAGGCGGAGGCGTGGTTATGGATGGCCGGGATATCGGTACCACTGTATATCCGGATGCAGAATTAAAAGTATTTATGACTGCCAATTTTGAGGCCAGGGTAGATCGCCGTATGCGCGAATTAGAAAGTAATGGTGTGGAAATTACTTCTGATGAGATAAAAGAAAATTTGGCTACCCGTGACCGTATTGACAGTACCCGTGAGGTGAGTCCGCTTAGAAAGGCAGACGATGCTCACGAAATTGATACCAGCTACATTACCTTTGAGCAGCAGGTTCAGAAAATTATTGAGCTTGCTCGCTCGCGAATGAAGGCCTTGAGTAATGCCTGA
- the ade gene encoding adenine deaminase, with protein sequence MKSFTISGQLIDILAKETYPCTIQVENGVISSVQRTESADPYFIIPGFIDAHVHVESSMLVPSEFARLAVVHGTVATVSDPHEIGNVLGTEGVKYMIENGRKTPFKFAFGAPSCVPATTFETAGATIDAEGVRDLLEMEEIRYLAEMMNWPGVLYGDEEVYKKIAAAKELGKPVDGHAPGLKGEQAKKYIEAGISTDHECFTAEEALDKLKYGMKILIREGSAARNFEALADLLHEHYDSMMLCSDDKHPDNLVEGHINTLCARAVAKGIDSYKVLQAACINPATHYNLPVGLLKKGDPADFVMLHDLESFRVHKTYIDGDLVAEEGKTLIPRVDNEIINHFSCELKSPDDFSIKASGQTLNVIEAMDGQLITNRLQEPPRIENGLVIADTDRDILKLTVVNRYQDADPAISFIRNFGLKNGALASCVGHDSHNIIAVGCDDEAIAQAVNLVIKNKGGISAVGRDEEMVLPLPVAGIMSADDGYEVARQYSAIDKFSKSLGSELESPFMTLSFMALLVIPSVKLSDKGLFDGDKFAFIEPFAS encoded by the coding sequence TTGAAATCGTTTACCATTTCCGGCCAACTTATAGATATCCTTGCCAAGGAAACCTATCCCTGTACCATACAGGTTGAAAATGGCGTGATTTCGTCAGTGCAACGAACGGAATCCGCGGACCCCTATTTTATTATTCCCGGATTTATCGATGCCCATGTGCATGTGGAAAGCAGCATGTTGGTGCCTTCAGAATTTGCCCGGTTAGCAGTAGTGCATGGAACAGTGGCTACTGTCTCCGATCCTCATGAAATCGGTAATGTTTTAGGCACTGAAGGGGTTAAATATATGATCGAAAATGGCCGAAAGACACCTTTTAAATTTGCTTTCGGCGCCCCTAGCTGCGTGCCTGCCACTACATTTGAGACCGCTGGTGCGACCATTGATGCCGAGGGAGTTCGTGACCTGCTGGAAATGGAGGAGATACGCTACCTGGCTGAAATGATGAACTGGCCGGGTGTGTTGTATGGAGACGAAGAGGTGTATAAAAAAATAGCGGCTGCAAAAGAGCTGGGCAAACCGGTAGACGGCCATGCTCCCGGCCTTAAGGGTGAACAGGCCAAAAAGTATATCGAAGCTGGTATCTCCACTGACCATGAGTGCTTCACTGCTGAAGAAGCCCTGGACAAGCTGAAATATGGAATGAAGATACTGATCCGTGAAGGAAGTGCGGCCCGGAATTTTGAAGCATTAGCCGATCTGCTTCATGAGCACTATGACAGCATGATGTTGTGTTCGGATGATAAACATCCGGATAATCTTGTGGAAGGCCACATAAACACATTGTGCGCCAGGGCAGTAGCTAAAGGGATAGATAGTTATAAAGTGCTGCAGGCCGCCTGTATAAACCCTGCCACTCACTACAACCTGCCTGTAGGCCTATTAAAAAAAGGGGACCCTGCTGATTTTGTCATGCTCCATGACCTGGAAAGCTTCCGTGTTCATAAAACCTATATAGATGGGGACTTAGTGGCTGAAGAGGGCAAAACCTTAATTCCGAGGGTAGACAATGAAATTATAAACCATTTTAGCTGCGAGCTGAAATCGCCTGACGATTTCTCGATTAAAGCTTCCGGCCAGACGTTGAATGTAATTGAAGCGATGGATGGCCAGTTGATTACCAACAGGCTCCAGGAGCCCCCCCGTATCGAGAATGGCCTGGTAATAGCCGACACTGACCGGGATATTCTAAAGCTTACGGTCGTAAATCGCTATCAGGATGCAGACCCTGCCATTTCTTTTATCCGAAACTTCGGACTCAAAAATGGGGCCCTGGCCAGTTGTGTCGGGCACGATTCGCATAACATTATTGCCGTAGGTTGCGATGATGAGGCCATTGCCCAGGCAGTAAATCTGGTTATTAAGAATAAAGGTGGAATAAGCGCAGTCGGCCGGGATGAGGAAATGGTCTTACCCTTGCCAGTGGCAGGTATAATGTCTGCTGATGACGGATACGAGGTAGCCAGGCAGTACAGCGCCATAGATAAGTTTTCCAAATCGCTGGGTAGTGAGCTGGAATCCCCTTTTATGACTTTATCATTTATGGCCCTTTTGGTAATTCCTTCGGTGAAGCTTAGTGATAAGGGGCTGTTTGACGGAGATAAATTCGCCTTTATTGAGCCATTTGCCTCATAA
- a CDS encoding DUF4199 domain-containing protein, with amino-acid sequence MRANQHLTIERVGIKYGLLTCAGLIGYFLLMKAFNLEHNLELRAFNLIILGSGVLAAVKYFKHHAFHSMTYLRGLGAGMLTSIIAVISFSLLVFIYLSFIQPQFMEVIRNNEPFGLYLNPYNVTAIIVFEGLASGFLLSFAMMQYYKTSHFTNPVDK; translated from the coding sequence ATGAGAGCAAATCAACATTTGACAATTGAAAGAGTAGGCATAAAGTATGGCCTGCTCACCTGCGCCGGGTTAATCGGCTACTTTCTGTTGATGAAAGCATTTAACCTGGAGCATAATCTTGAATTACGGGCATTTAACCTTATCATTTTGGGTAGTGGTGTCCTGGCAGCAGTTAAGTACTTTAAGCATCACGCATTTCACTCAATGACCTATTTGCGTGGTTTGGGTGCAGGCATGCTCACCTCAATAATAGCTGTGATATCGTTTTCCTTATTGGTTTTCATATATCTGAGCTTTATCCAGCCCCAGTTTATGGAGGTAATTCGTAATAATGAACCATTTGGTCTGTACCTTAATCCTTATAATGTCACTGCCATTATTGTTTTTGAAGGACTGGCAAGCGGGTTCCTGCTATCATTTGCTATGATGCAGTACTACAAAACCAGTCATTTCACCAACCCGGTAGACAAATAA
- a CDS encoding ABC-F family ATP-binding cassette domain-containing protein, translated as MNFLSVESITKSFGERMILDGVTFGLSQGQKTALVGINGSGKSTLLKILSGEMKPDSGEVSFRNDLRVAYLAQNPPMNEEATIMDEVFDDSDPVVSLVREYEYHLHRSVTDTDSQEKLTELIPKMDELGAWDYEVQAKQILGRLGLYDLDKKVGLLSGGQRKRVAMARVLMEKPDLVIMDEPTNHLDLESIEWLEAFLASSQMSLLLVTHDRYFLERVTDHIIELDEGKVHTYKGNYNYFLEKKAERIQQEVAEADKARNLMRKELEWMRRQPKARGTKAKYRVDAFYDLKDKAGNRPEERSMTMNIGTERQGKKILEVKHLNKQFGDLVILDDFNYVFRKNERIGIVGKNGTGKSTFLNILTEREQPDSGELDKGHNTKYGYYTQEADLFDDDQRVIDTVQEVADIITMSDGHTITASQLLQHFMFPPKKQYDKVGKLSGGEKRRLQLLRTLMSKPNFLILDEPTNDLDLLTLNVLEEFLDNYDGCLMVVSHDRYFLDKLTDHLFVFEGDAEIRDFPGNYTDYREFRKLQEHEKEPKADNKPQKEAAKPSQTTTEENKKLSYKEKREFEQLEADIPKLEKEKAGLIQKINSGEEDYEKLTGWSQELETLQEQLDEKELRWLELSERT; from the coding sequence ATGAATTTTTTATCTGTAGAATCTATTACCAAATCATTTGGTGAGCGGATGATCCTGGACGGTGTTACCTTTGGTCTTAGTCAGGGCCAAAAGACAGCCTTGGTGGGCATAAATGGTAGCGGGAAGTCCACCCTCCTGAAAATTTTGTCCGGAGAGATGAAGCCTGATTCGGGGGAAGTTTCCTTTCGCAATGATCTCCGGGTAGCTTACCTCGCCCAGAATCCTCCTATGAATGAAGAGGCCACAATAATGGACGAGGTTTTTGATGATTCAGACCCCGTAGTATCTCTTGTGAGAGAATATGAATATCATTTGCATAGATCAGTAACAGATACGGATTCGCAGGAGAAACTTACCGAGCTCATACCTAAAATGGATGAACTTGGTGCCTGGGATTATGAGGTGCAGGCAAAACAAATACTAGGCCGCCTCGGCCTCTACGACCTGGATAAAAAAGTAGGCTTGCTAAGTGGGGGACAGCGCAAGCGCGTGGCAATGGCCAGGGTGCTGATGGAAAAGCCCGACCTGGTGATCATGGATGAGCCAACGAACCACCTGGACCTGGAAAGTATCGAATGGCTGGAAGCATTTCTGGCTTCTTCACAAATGTCTCTCTTGCTGGTGACCCACGACCGTTATTTTCTCGAAAGGGTGACTGATCATATCATAGAGCTCGATGAGGGTAAGGTCCATACCTACAAAGGCAATTATAATTACTTTCTGGAAAAGAAGGCTGAGCGAATACAACAGGAGGTCGCAGAAGCTGATAAGGCGCGTAACCTGATGCGTAAAGAGCTGGAGTGGATGCGCAGACAGCCCAAGGCTCGCGGCACGAAGGCCAAGTACCGGGTAGATGCTTTTTATGACCTAAAAGACAAGGCAGGCAATCGCCCTGAGGAGCGCAGTATGACCATGAACATAGGCACTGAACGACAGGGCAAAAAAATACTGGAGGTAAAACACCTTAATAAGCAATTTGGAGACCTGGTAATTCTGGATGACTTCAACTACGTATTCCGCAAAAATGAGCGCATAGGTATAGTCGGAAAAAATGGGACAGGCAAATCAACTTTCCTTAATATTCTGACGGAACGTGAGCAGCCGGATAGCGGAGAGCTAGACAAAGGTCATAACACGAAGTATGGTTACTATACACAGGAAGCAGACCTATTTGATGATGATCAGCGGGTGATTGATACCGTACAGGAAGTAGCCGACATCATAACCATGAGCGACGGCCATACCATAACTGCCTCCCAGCTGCTACAGCACTTTATGTTTCCGCCCAAAAAGCAATACGATAAAGTAGGCAAACTGAGCGGGGGAGAAAAACGACGCTTGCAGCTACTGCGTACACTCATGAGCAAGCCCAACTTCCTGATTCTGGATGAGCCTACTAACGATCTGGACCTTCTTACACTGAACGTACTGGAGGAGTTTCTGGATAATTATGACGGTTGCCTTATGGTGGTTTCTCACGATAGATACTTCCTGGATAAGCTTACCGACCACCTCTTTGTATTTGAAGGTGATGCTGAGATACGGGACTTTCCAGGAAACTATACGGACTACAGGGAATTTAGAAAACTGCAGGAGCACGAGAAAGAGCCCAAAGCTGACAATAAACCGCAAAAAGAAGCTGCTAAACCCTCACAGACCACTACGGAGGAAAACAAGAAGCTCAGCTATAAGGAAAAAAGAGAGTTTGAACAATTAGAGGCTGACATACCTAAACTGGAAAAGGAGAAAGCAGGACTAATCCAAAAAATCAACAGCGGAGAGGAAGACTACGAAAAACTCACCGGGTGGTCCCAGGAGCTGGAAACATTACAGGAACAACTGGACGAGAAAGAGCTCAGGTGGCTGGAATTAAGTGAAAGGACTTAA
- a CDS encoding pentapeptide repeat-containing protein translates to MIKAIFSDLSEKIHSVSEKPILTTLIVLVLLAFVVIGLSLPYYLSDFKNFYGQVLAEAHGMLFDIAVIGILIFWLTKNGERRQRVRMFKDEIDDFRLWESEEAAFRTTGNVKRLNRHGIYEINLVNCYLARTNLNYVNLVKSNLNYANLAHAHLIECKMAEARLNQTNMSCANLNQADLSGAYASGADFSDAFMIKVVFRDAYLIKANLKNAYLMEADLRGADLSGANFDSANLYKADLRGAKGLSIEQFADVKSLYLARFDEGFEARINARYPGLLDGSLEEVTKHEALIA, encoded by the coding sequence ATGATTAAAGCTATCTTTAGCGACCTGTCAGAAAAGATCCATTCTGTTAGCGAAAAGCCTATTCTCACTACCCTTATCGTACTAGTGTTATTGGCCTTCGTGGTGATTGGGTTAAGCCTGCCGTATTACCTTTCAGATTTCAAAAACTTCTATGGTCAGGTGCTTGCCGAAGCTCACGGTATGCTGTTTGATATAGCAGTGATAGGTATACTAATATTCTGGCTCACCAAGAACGGAGAAAGAAGGCAGCGTGTGAGGATGTTTAAAGATGAGATTGATGACTTCAGGCTATGGGAATCAGAAGAGGCTGCTTTCAGGACTACAGGTAATGTGAAGCGACTCAATCGCCATGGTATTTATGAAATTAACCTTGTGAATTGCTACCTGGCCAGAACGAACCTGAACTATGTAAATCTGGTCAAATCCAACCTGAATTATGCTAACCTGGCCCATGCTCACCTGATCGAATGCAAGATGGCAGAAGCCAGGTTGAACCAGACAAATATGAGCTGTGCAAACCTGAATCAGGCAGACTTGAGCGGTGCATATGCCAGCGGCGCCGATTTTTCAGATGCTTTCATGATCAAGGTAGTCTTCAGAGATGCATATTTGATAAAAGCCAATCTGAAGAATGCTTACCTGATGGAGGCTGACCTACGGGGAGCTGATCTGAGCGGGGCCAATTTTGATAGCGCTAACCTATATAAAGCTGACCTGAGAGGGGCTAAAGGCCTTTCCATAGAGCAATTCGCTGACGTAAAAAGCTTATACCTGGCCAGATTTGATGAGGGCTTTGAAGCCCGGATCAATGCCAGATACCCGGGCTTACTGGACGGCTCTCTGGAAGAGGTGACTAAGCATGAAGCCTTAATCGCTTAA
- a CDS encoding 2-hydroxyacid dehydrogenase translates to MRCLIIDRMHESLMPMLEEAGIKPDYRPDIKREEILNIADRYEGMVVRSKTPLNEELISRAEKLKFIARAGAGLDQIDVEVVRKRNIYLVNAPEGNRDALAEHGVGMLLALFNNLLRADREVRNKVWDREGNRGIELMGKTIGLIGCGYMGQAFAKRLSGFGCKVLGYDKYKKGFSDDFVIEATLDELFRETDILSLHVPLTSETKAWINEEFLSKFKKAIFLLNTSRGEIVPLRALRAALESGKVKGAALDVLENEKLKTLTDRQIQDFEYLVASDQVIFSPHVAGWTHESYVKINETLVNKLKSIFFNG, encoded by the coding sequence ATGCGCTGCCTGATCATTGACCGGATGCACGAAAGCCTCATGCCCATGCTGGAAGAAGCAGGTATCAAACCCGACTACCGCCCTGACATCAAACGGGAAGAAATACTGAATATAGCTGATCGCTATGAGGGTATGGTGGTGAGGAGCAAAACGCCTTTAAATGAGGAGCTTATTTCCAGAGCCGAAAAACTGAAATTTATCGCCAGGGCAGGTGCCGGGCTGGATCAGATAGATGTAGAGGTTGTACGCAAAAGAAACATTTACCTGGTCAATGCGCCTGAGGGAAACCGAGACGCCCTGGCAGAACATGGCGTGGGCATGCTTCTGGCCTTGTTTAATAACCTTTTGAGGGCTGACAGAGAGGTGAGAAATAAGGTGTGGGACCGTGAAGGAAACCGGGGCATAGAACTGATGGGCAAGACAATAGGGCTTATCGGGTGCGGATATATGGGACAGGCATTTGCAAAAAGACTTTCAGGTTTCGGATGCAAGGTTTTAGGGTATGATAAGTATAAAAAGGGCTTTTCGGATGATTTTGTGATAGAAGCCACTTTAGATGAACTTTTTAGAGAGACAGATATTCTGAGCTTGCATGTTCCGCTAACAAGTGAAACGAAAGCGTGGATTAATGAGGAGTTTCTTAGTAAATTCAAAAAAGCCATTTTTCTATTGAATACCAGTCGGGGGGAAATAGTGCCATTGAGGGCTTTAAGGGCTGCTTTAGAAAGCGGAAAAGTAAAGGGTGCAGCACTGGATGTCTTAGAAAATGAAAAACTAAAGACCCTGACTGATAGACAGATACAGGACTTTGAGTACCTGGTAGCTTCTGATCAGGTGATATTTTCCCCCCATGTGGCAGGCTGGACTCATGAATCATACGTGAAGATTAATGAGACGTTAGTTAACAAACTGAAATCCATATTTTTTAACGGATAA